Below is a genomic region from Rhodohalobacter sp. 614A.
CAGTAAACTCATCACGTTGCTCATCCGTCAGCCGGGCATCTGCATGCGCCCAGGTGTAGGATGGAAGAGGCATATGTTCATCCTCGACCATCTCAATCATCTCATCCAAAAGGTGATCCGCATCACCCGCGTCATAATCTTCCCACAGGGACAGATTCATCTCATCTCTGCCTTCTTCAATATGGCTCTCAAGCCACCAACCGGCCGGCTGTATGTTAGAATACCACGGATAGACTGTTTCGTAAGAATGGCAATCATAACAGGCAGTTCGGAAGATATTTTCAACCTCAGTGGGTGGTTCGTAAATGGTGAGGAAGTCACCAGATGTATCATAATCGGGTACGGATTTGTCCACTCCAAAAAACTGGATAACAATAAAGATAACAAGAAGAAACAGAAGGGCGTATTTGAGAAAAGATTTCATCGTAAATCGGGTTTGTTTAAAAGGTCCTGTTAAGCGGAGTATTTCAAAACTCAGTTTCCCGCGATAATTGTAATCAAAGAAATTGTATTCCTCGATAGTATAACTATTTTAACATTTTGATAGATTCAGACAAAATTTCCAAAACAAACAAAACAAATGACGTACGATATTGTACTCTGTATGCATCCATCGCACAAGAATATTGCGGTGAAGACCATTAAGTCTCTTCAATATTTTTTGGATGGGCAGAAATTTTTTGTGATCACATCTCAGGATGCTTTTACAGCTCTCAAAGAAAAAGTTGATAGAAATGTGCCTCTTTATTTTGTGGATGAAAATACTTTAATCGAAGATTTTGATTTGTCTGAGGTGAAAAAAGCTATGCTGGAGGAAATGGGTAGAAATGACAGGGCCAACTGGTATTTTCAACAGTATTTAAAAATGGCTGTTGCGCTTCATCCCGAAATTGGTGACTACTATTTGATTTGGGATAGCGATACTCTCTTACTCAGGCGAATTGAATTTTTTGATGAGTCCGGAAAAATCCTTTTCAATCCAATGAAAGGCGGCAGCCAATCGTATTTTGATCTGATTAAAGATGCTTTGGGGATTGAAAGACAAGTGGAATATTCATTTATCAATGAGCATTTAATGATCAAAAAAGCCTTAATGGTTGATTTGATTCATACTCTTGAGGAGAAAGCTCCGGAAAATATGTCGTGGGTCCGGTATTTAATTCATTCAATGGGAAGGCAAAAATTCAGTTATTTGGGATTTAGTGAATTCGAAACATATGGAAATTTTGCGGCTTACCATCACAAAGACATGTACAAACCCCGGGTTTTAAAAACAGCACGTGCCGGCGCCGAATTTTTCGGGATGAACCCTGATAAATATGATTATTTCCGATTGATGCGTAACGGTTATTCACTGATATCGTTTGAGTTCAGGCATCGCACATCCACTTTTAAGGTTATTAAAGAAAAGATGAAGTCGCGGGTTTACTATTACAAATATCAGGTGAAAGGAGAGAATAAAGCCTTGCGTCATAATGCAATTCAAATGAGTAATTGATCAAACTCGCTCATTTTCCAGTCAGTCATTTCGGCTGAAAATCAGACATCTTTTACATCAAAGCTTACAAAAGATTTTTTTTGAAGTATATTGAAAATGTATGAATGATTAACAAATGGGGGAAAACATGGATAGTTCAACGAAGCATCCAAAAGAGAAAAAAAACATTGAAATTGAATCGAAAAAGAGTACGTCTGCGGGCTGGTCTCGCAGGGAATTTCTGAGAGGAAGTCTTGGGTCAGCCGGACTTTTAGCTCTTTCGGGAACAGGCCTGTTTCATGTATTACAGGGTTGTACGCCGGAAGATTCCAAAACAGCATTCGCACGCCGTGCTTCCGAGCTGATTGAGCAGATGACCGTTGAGGAAAAAATTTCTCAGCTACGCTACGATGCACCCGCCATTGACCGGCTCAATATCCCGCAATACAACTGGTGGAATGAGTGTCTGCATGGCGTGGGCCGTGCAGGATTGGCAACCGTTTTTCCCCAGGCGATTGGGATGGCAGCTACATGGAACACCGATCTATTTCATGAAACAGCAACTGTGATTTCGGATGAAGCACGTGCCAAACACAAGGCATTTGTAGATTTAGGCCGCCGCGATATTTACATGGGCCTTACATTCTGGACACCCAACATCAATATTGTTCGCGATCCGCGATGGGGGCGGGGACAGGAAACTTATGGTGAGGATCCATACCTGACGGGTCAGCTTGCCAATTCATTTATCCGTGGAATTCAGGGGGATGATCCCAATTATTACAAAGCGATTGCTACTTCCAAACATTTTGCCGTTCATAATGGGCCCGAACCGTTGCGCCATTCATTTGATGTGGATGTAAGTGATCGCGATCTGTATGAAACCTATCTGCCGATGTTTAAGACAACTGTTCAGGATGCGAAAGTGGCGTCTGTGATGTGTGCTTACAACCGGTTCAGGGGTTTGCCATGCTGTGGAAGTGACCCTCTTCTGAAAGAAATTTTACGCGATGACTGGGGGTTTGAGGGATATGTTGTGACCGACTGTTGGGCGATTGCTGATTTTTATGTTGAAGGTCGGCATGATTTCTCCGATACAGCTGCTGAAGCGGCTGCGATTTCACTGAAATCCGGTTCAGATGTCAACTGCGGAAACTCATTTCCACACCTTCAGGAAGCCTATGACAAAGGCATGATAACGGATGAAGATTTGAATGTAGCTCTGCAGAGGCTTTTCGAAGCACGCTTCAAGTTGGGCATGTTTGATGATCCCGCAGATGTACCATTCTCTGATATTCCTTATTCGGTTGTAGCCAGCGAAGAACATAACGAAGTAGCTTTGCAGATGGCGAGAGAATCTATCGTACTCCTGAAAAATGAGGCCGTGTCTGGACAAAACGATCCACTGTTACCGCTTGATAAAAACCTGAATTCAATCGCAGTTATCGGGCCAAACGCTGACAACTACTGGAGCATGCTTGGAAATTATCATGGTACTCCGGCGGATGCCATCACACCGCTGAAAGGAATTCAGAATAAGCTGGGAGACCAGGTTCAGGTTAACTATGCGTTGGGTTCACACATTGCTGAAGGAATTCCAAACCTCAGTACAGTGGCAAGCGAATATTTGATTCCGTCCCAGGGAGAAGGAAACGGGCTGTACGGCGAGTATTTTGACAATTCCGAGTTTGAAGGCGAGCCGGTTATAAGCCGCGTAGATCCTGAAGTTGATTTTATCTGGAAAGATGATACACCGATAAATGGAGAGCTTGCTCATCAATTTTCAGGTCGCTGGACCGGGCAGTTGAGGGCCCCGGTTTCCGGAACTTACGCCATTGGGTTGAATGGAATGAATTACTTCAAGCTCTATTTTGAAGGCGAAGAGCGCTTTGATCGGCAAATGACCCATTCACCGTGGTACCGGTATTTTGAGATTGATTTGGAAGAGGGTGAAACGTACGATATCATGATCGAATTTTACAGTTACGGCCCTGACCCGCAAATTCAGCTTACCTGGGAAATCCCCGGAAAAGACCTGTTGGCTGAAGCGATTGAAGCAGTTGAAAATTCAGATGTAGCCGTGCTTTGCCTTGGATTAAATGCACGAATGGAAGGCGAAGAAATGGACCTTGAAGTGGAAGGGTTTGAAGGAGGAGATAAAACAAATCTGAAACTCCCGGCACCTCAGGGAAATTTAATGAAAGAGATTTACGCGCTCGGTAAACCGGTTGTTCTGGTTCTGATGAGCGGAAGTGCCATTGCCATCAATTGGGCGGATGAAAATATTCCCTCGATTCTCCAGGCGTGGTACGGAGGTCAGGCGGGCGGTACAGCTGTGGCCGATGTTCTGTTTGGCGATTATAACCCTGCAGGGCGACTTCCGGTAACGTTCTATAAATCAATCGAAGATCTGCCGGAGTTCACGAATTACGATATGGAAGGCCACACCTATAAGTACTTCAAAGGAGAGGTACTTTATCCGTTTGGATATGGGCTGAGTTACACCACATTCGATTATGCAAACTTGCAGGTTGGGAGTGCGGAATACTCAGCTGAAAATGGAGGTGAATTATTAATAACTGCCGATGTTACAAACTCCGGTGAGTTAGACGGCGATGAAGTGGTTCAGCTTTACCTCAGCTATCCAAACGGATCAGATCCAAGACTGGTAAAAGAACTCAAAGCTTTCAAACGGGTACGTATTCCGGCCGGTGGAACCCAAACAGTTGAATTTTCGCTTAACTCAGTTTCTTTCGAACATTGGAATGAAGAAGCCGGAGGAATGGCGGTTCTTCCGGGAGATGTTGAATTGATGATCGGACGATCTTCAGGAGATATCCAATTATCAGAAACCTTCTCGGTTACCGCTTAAGAACTATAAGCTTTCTTCTGATTAGGAGGTCACAGGAAATTACCATCTGTAGCCGCGACGGCCGAATTTCTGATTTTGCGGAAAGCTTCGGTCGCCGGCCCAGAATGGACGCAGGTTTTCGTCACGAAGTTGAAGTGTGCGGCCATTGGTGGTTATTTCCTTCGCAATAAAGTCCTGAGGTTGCAGTTCATCTGTTCGAAATGCTTGTATCGAAATTTCTTCGCCGATTTCAAGTTCGTCTACGAAAGATTTAACAGCATAAGCTGCACCCAAATGGATATTGATCAGTTCGTCGCTTTGGTCGGTTTTAATAAATATGTGAGTCCCGATATAGGCATACCCGGTAGCATGTTCGCACGGGCCGGTTTTTATATGATCCAGCCTCCCAAAAATAAGTTCGATTTCCGGTTGTTCAAATTCTCTCGCAATACCGGTTGAATTTCCCATCCCTTTTTGAGCAAAAAGAGACGGATTTAACAGAAATAAACTTCCTGTAAGCAATCCTGCAATTTTCAAATATGTTCTCATAAATCCTTCCCGATTAATATTTACCTGTTTATTCAATAACGTCTGAATCGAAAAATTCGCTTCTGGAACGCCGATATATTTCTGTCATTTTCTCTAAATTGTTTTTAGAGAGATATCCAAAAAGGTTTTTCATGAGAGGAAATA
It encodes:
- a CDS encoding glycoside hydrolase family 3 C-terminal domain-containing protein, whose amino-acid sequence is MDSSTKHPKEKKNIEIESKKSTSAGWSRREFLRGSLGSAGLLALSGTGLFHVLQGCTPEDSKTAFARRASELIEQMTVEEKISQLRYDAPAIDRLNIPQYNWWNECLHGVGRAGLATVFPQAIGMAATWNTDLFHETATVISDEARAKHKAFVDLGRRDIYMGLTFWTPNINIVRDPRWGRGQETYGEDPYLTGQLANSFIRGIQGDDPNYYKAIATSKHFAVHNGPEPLRHSFDVDVSDRDLYETYLPMFKTTVQDAKVASVMCAYNRFRGLPCCGSDPLLKEILRDDWGFEGYVVTDCWAIADFYVEGRHDFSDTAAEAAAISLKSGSDVNCGNSFPHLQEAYDKGMITDEDLNVALQRLFEARFKLGMFDDPADVPFSDIPYSVVASEEHNEVALQMARESIVLLKNEAVSGQNDPLLPLDKNLNSIAVIGPNADNYWSMLGNYHGTPADAITPLKGIQNKLGDQVQVNYALGSHIAEGIPNLSTVASEYLIPSQGEGNGLYGEYFDNSEFEGEPVISRVDPEVDFIWKDDTPINGELAHQFSGRWTGQLRAPVSGTYAIGLNGMNYFKLYFEGEERFDRQMTHSPWYRYFEIDLEEGETYDIMIEFYSYGPDPQIQLTWEIPGKDLLAEAIEAVENSDVAVLCLGLNARMEGEEMDLEVEGFEGGDKTNLKLPAPQGNLMKEIYALGKPVVLVLMSGSAIAINWADENIPSILQAWYGGQAGGTAVADVLFGDYNPAGRLPVTFYKSIEDLPEFTNYDMEGHTYKYFKGEVLYPFGYGLSYTTFDYANLQVGSAEYSAENGGELLITADVTNSGELDGDEVVQLYLSYPNGSDPRLVKELKAFKRVRIPAGGTQTVEFSLNSVSFEHWNEEAGGMAVLPGDVELMIGRSSGDIQLSETFSVTA
- a CDS encoding DUF6492 family protein; translation: MTYDIVLCMHPSHKNIAVKTIKSLQYFLDGQKFFVITSQDAFTALKEKVDRNVPLYFVDENTLIEDFDLSEVKKAMLEEMGRNDRANWYFQQYLKMAVALHPEIGDYYLIWDSDTLLLRRIEFFDESGKILFNPMKGGSQSYFDLIKDALGIERQVEYSFINEHLMIKKALMVDLIHTLEEKAPENMSWVRYLIHSMGRQKFSYLGFSEFETYGNFAAYHHKDMYKPRVLKTARAGAEFFGMNPDKYDYFRLMRNGYSLISFEFRHRTSTFKVIKEKMKSRVYYYKYQVKGENKALRHNAIQMSN
- a CDS encoding heme-binding domain-containing protein, with the translated sequence MKSFLKYALLFLLVIFIVIQFFGVDKSVPDYDTSGDFLTIYEPPTEVENIFRTACYDCHSYETVYPWYSNIQPAGWWLESHIEEGRDEMNLSLWEDYDAGDADHLLDEMIEMVEDEHMPLPSYTWAHADARLTDEQRDEFTAWVRNLRSSLQQEADTSATMDN